In Ostrea edulis chromosome 4, xbOstEdul1.1, whole genome shotgun sequence, a single window of DNA contains:
- the LOC125669899 gene encoding adhesion G protein-coupled receptor E2-like gives MNTVRLINVLTFCSVQCVLCKLNTEYFPASFQTPEQGYCLESYRCQGRSDPYTQDNCQCDSDCLIYGDCCPDYKSNHTVENKAIPRFTCEYRDDVDSDNFIYIVNSCPSGTDPYLKKKCETENDVFDHLSSGLSSGYLYKNMYCALCNFDNYVTWNPGIQCHWRYSLPENLSVSSLQNDTDCYVTHSPPEGNRKQRTCFPISSNVTECQNKTLMTLCKFGYYVPVFGMKTVFRNVHCAKCQNYPESNLTCNMKSANLIPYKPKRNIYNYSYRILFDLNLKKEMTETRFRLSVVGESTNSLSNVCDIDHLLDPLTGQCYKILCKPPFVYQNGKCLLKERLTNDPNNTSSACLSRIVRQNEFELINSTTIFLFSLNRTMHDFTLSENESDAYVCINGTKIDDQITSTRLTIYFTKEERLLSFVGGILSTACLLVCFTVYVCSPKLHNVPGKNLMCLMASLFVAQLLHLIAPFIFEMKNQGLCKAISIVTHFAFLAAFFWMNVMSFDIFFTFSTGFTNSGERGGSSKRVRFYWLYAWLGAVIIVGSAASVEYTSDSSFKPGYGDGVCWISNSRGLIVFFLVPIAILLFSNFVFFIISAISIHTSFKKTSRILKRKNTCKLFIYIKLSVVMGLTWCFGFSAAATNSQALWYLFIVFNTLQGFFIATFFVCTKKVFQIVRDGASSFYSSTRSFTVRKSLTSKLESEGGRDASRKFEARC, from the coding sequence ATGAACACAGTGCGCTTAATTAATGTTCTTACTTTCTGTTCTGTGCAGTGTGTTTTGTGTAAATTGAATACGGAATATTTTCCCGCCAGTTTTCAGACTCCTGAACAAGGATACTGTCTGGAGAGTTACCGGTGTCAGGGAAGATCCGACCCTTACACTCAGGACAACTGTCAGTGTGATTCGGATTGCTTGATATACGGGGACTGTTGCCCCGACTACAAAAGCAATCACACAGTTGAAAACAAAGCGATTCCGAGATTTACATGTGAGTATAGAGATGATGTTGACTCtgacaattttatttacattgtgaATTCGTGTCCTTCTGGTACTGATCCATATCTTAAAAAGAAATGTGAAACCGAGAACGATGTGTTTGACCATCTGTCCAGTGGTTTGAGTTCGGGATATTTGTATAAAAACATGTATTGCGCTTTatgtaattttgataattacGTCACGTGGAATCCAGGGATCCAGTGTCATTGGAGATATTCACTTCCAGAGAATTTGTCAGTATCTTCCTTGCAGAATGATACCGATTGTTACGTCACACACTCGCCCCCAGAAGGAAACCGGAAACAGCGAACTTGTTTTCCAATCAGTTCTAATGTGACGGAGTGTCAGAACAAAACTTTGATGACTTTATGTAAATTCGGATATTACGTTCCTGTATTCGGAATGAAAACTGTCTTTCGAAACGTTCATTGTGCAAAATGTCAAAATTATCCAGAATCAAACCTAACATGTAACATGAAGTCTGCAAACTTAATTCCTTATAAACCAAAGAGAAATATTTACAACTATAGTTACAGAATTCTGTTTGATCTAAATTTGAAAAAGGAGATGACAGAGACACGCTTCCGACTTTCAGTGGTGGGAGAATCTACGAATTCACTATCAAATGTCTGTGACATAGATCATCTGCTGGATCCACTTACAGGGCAATGTTACAAGATACTGTGCAAACCTCCGTTTGTTTATCAAAATGGTAAATGTTTATTGAAAGAACGGCTTACCAACGACCCAAACAATACCTCATCAGCATGCCTCTCTCGAATTGTTCGCCAAAATGAGTTCGAATTAATCAATTCCACTACAATTTTTTTGTTCTCCCTAAATAGAACGATGCATGATTTTACGCTCTCGGAAAATGAAAGCGATGCATACGTCTGCATAAACGGAACGAAAATTGATGATCAAATAACTTCCACAAGACTGACAATCTATTTTACAAAAGAAGAGAGGCTGCTGTCTTTCGTTGGTGGAATTTTGTCAACAGCGTGTCTGCTAGTGTGTTTCACTGTTTACGTTTGTTCCCCCAAGCTGCACAATGTTCCCGGCAAAAACCTGATGTGCTTGATGGCATCCTTGTTCGTTGCGCAATTGTTACATTTGATAGCGCCATTTATCTTCGAGATGAAAAACCAAGGTTTATGCAAGGCCATATCAATTGTAACGCACTTTGCCTTCCTAGCTGCTTTCTTCTGGATGAATGTGATGTCTTTCgacatatttttcacattttcaacagGTTTTACTAATTCGGGTGAAAGAGGGGGTTCTTCAAAGCGTGTGCGATTTTATTGGCTCTATGCTTGGTTAGGCGCTGTTATCATAGTTGGGTCTGCAGCCTCGGTTGAGTATACTTCGGATTCAAGTTTTAAACCCGGATATGGTGATGGAGTGTGTTGGATTTCAAATAGCAGAGGTCTAATTGTCTTCTTTCTGGTCCCCATCGCAATTCtgttgttttcaaattttgttttcttcattaTATCTGCTATAAGTATACACACATCATTCAAGAAAACTTCCCGGATACTGAAGAGAAAGAACACTTgcaaattatttatttacataaaactGTCGGTTGTGATGGGGTTAACCTGGTGTTTTGGTTTCTCGGCAGCAGCAACCAATAGTCAGGCGTTGTGGTATTTGTTTATTGTCTTCAACACTTTACAAGGATTCTTTATAGCAACTTTCTTTGTATGTACGAAAAAGGTGTTTCAAATCGTCCGAGATGGTGCCTCTTCATTTTATTCCAGTACCAGGTCGTTTACTGTTAGAAAATCCTTAACTTCAAAGCTTGAGAGTGAGGGAGGTAGGGACGCTTCCAGGAAATTTGAAGCCCGGTGTTAG